Proteins encoded in a region of the Desulfobacteraceae bacterium genome:
- a CDS encoding FliI/YscN family ATPase, giving the protein MTPDLHIDWEPYQQAVAAAVSMRLEGRIAKVIGLIAEGTGPDVSIGSLCRISNENGPDLLAEVVGFKEARVLLMPYGDTRGIRPGSRIGLVDTSPRADVGRGFLGRVVDGLGRPIDGKGTIAAEARYPLHGRPINPMERAPIRQLMDVGIGAINTMVPLGRGQRVAIMAGSGVGKSVLMGMMTRHTAADVTVIGLIGERGREVGDFVGQTLGAEGMRRAAVVAATSDAPPLVRMRGAYLATTLAEYFRDQGKNVLLIIDSITRFAMSSRDVGLAAGEPPTSRGYTPSFFAQLPVLLERAGNLQGRGSMTGIYTVLVEGDDMNDPVGDAVRSIVDGHIVLSRKLANRGHYPAIEVLECVSRVMRDVVDPQHLALRAKAVELLAAYQGAEDMIAIGAYSDGSDPQIDQAKRMMPHLRQLLSQEIDHRVAYGDALQALSALFKA; this is encoded by the coding sequence ATGACCCCTGATCTGCACATCGACTGGGAACCGTATCAGCAGGCCGTTGCCGCCGCGGTCAGCATGCGTTTGGAGGGGCGCATCGCCAAGGTCATCGGGCTGATTGCCGAGGGCACCGGCCCGGACGTGAGCATCGGCAGCCTGTGCCGCATAAGCAACGAAAACGGCCCGGACCTTCTGGCTGAGGTGGTCGGCTTCAAGGAGGCGCGCGTATTGCTGATGCCATACGGTGATACCCGCGGGATCCGGCCCGGCAGCCGGATCGGGCTGGTCGACACCAGCCCCCGGGCCGATGTGGGCCGGGGGTTTCTCGGCCGGGTGGTGGACGGGCTGGGGCGGCCCATCGACGGCAAGGGAACCATCGCCGCCGAGGCCCGCTACCCCCTGCATGGCCGCCCCATCAACCCCATGGAGCGCGCGCCGATCCGGCAGCTCATGGATGTGGGCATCGGGGCCATCAACACCATGGTGCCCTTGGGGAGGGGCCAGCGGGTGGCCATCATGGCCGGCTCCGGGGTGGGCAAGAGCGTGCTGATGGGCATGATGACCCGCCACACGGCAGCTGATGTCACCGTGATCGGGCTGATCGGCGAGCGCGGCCGCGAGGTCGGGGATTTCGTTGGGCAAACCTTGGGCGCCGAGGGGATGCGCCGGGCCGCAGTCGTGGCGGCCACCTCCGACGCCCCGCCGCTGGTGCGGATGCGCGGCGCCTATCTGGCCACCACCCTGGCGGAGTATTTTCGGGACCAGGGAAAAAACGTGCTCCTGATCATCGACTCCATCACCCGTTTTGCCATGTCCTCCCGGGATGTTGGGCTGGCGGCCGGAGAGCCCCCCACCAGCCGGGGCTATACCCCGTCGTTCTTCGCCCAGCTACCGGTGCTGCTGGAGCGCGCTGGCAACTTGCAGGGGCGGGGCAGCATGACCGGCATCTACACCGTCCTGGTGGAGGGCGATGACATGAATGACCCGGTGGGCGACGCCGTGCGCTCCATCGTCGACGGCCATATCGTGCTCTCGCGCAAGCTGGCCAACCGCGGCCACTACCCGGCCATCGAGGTGCTGGAGTGCGTCAGCCGCGTCATGCGCGATGTGGTCGATCCGCAGCACCTGGCGCTGCGCGCCAAGGCGGTCGAACTGCTGGCGGCCTATCAGGGAGCCGAGGACATGATCGCTATCGGGGCTTACAGCGACGGCAGCGACCCGCAGATCGACCAGGCCAAACGGATGATGCCGCACCTCAGGCAGCTGCTCTCCCAGGAGATCGATCACCGGGTTGCCTATGGCGACGCGCTCCAGGCCCTGAGCGCCCTTTTCAAGGCCTGA
- the fliJ gene encoding flagellar export protein FliJ, whose protein sequence is MKRFRFRLAALLRYREFQERQTRQAVLEASRVLGECEADLARQQGRLDQARAACEGEALGGMTAERFLLFTRFVAGLEARRDAAQARRQTLLKELDACRKRLADAVAQRQAVEKLKERRQSEYDQDMAKELQKQTEEIVLMHRGRKEKK, encoded by the coding sequence GTGAAACGTTTTCGATTTCGCCTGGCGGCGTTGCTGCGCTATCGAGAGTTTCAGGAGCGGCAGACCCGGCAGGCCGTTCTGGAGGCCAGTCGCGTGCTGGGGGAGTGCGAGGCCGATCTGGCGCGGCAGCAGGGGCGTCTGGACCAGGCGCGGGCGGCCTGTGAGGGTGAAGCACTGGGGGGGATGACCGCGGAGCGCTTCCTGCTTTTCACCCGGTTTGTGGCGGGGCTCGAAGCCCGGCGCGATGCCGCCCAAGCCCGGCGCCAAACGCTGCTGAAGGAGCTGGACGCCTGCCGCAAACGGCTGGCGGATGCCGTCGCTCAGCGGCAAGCCGTGGAAAAACTCAAAGAGCGCCGCCAGTCTGAATACGATCAGGACATGGCCAAGGAGTTGCAAAAGCAAACCGAGGAGATTGTCCTCATGCACCGGGGCCGGAAGGAAAAAAAATGA